The DNA region AATATAAGAGAAAAACAACAAATTATATTTACTGGTGGAGATGGAGAATTTTTAAGTAAATATTTTGAAAATAGTATCTATAAAAAAGATTTAATTTTTGAAAATATGAAAAGGATAATTAATGCTAACAATTGCATTGCCTAAGGGAAGAATCGCAAAAGAGACCTTAGATAAGTTTCAAAAAGCTTTTAATGAAGAGTTTATATTTGAAGATAGAAAGTTAATATTAGAAAAACAAAATTTTAGATTTTTAAATGTTAGAAATCAAGATGTACCAACATATGTTATGCATGGAGCTGCTGATTTAGGTGTGGTTGGGCTTGATGTTTTAGAAGAAAAAGAGTACGATTTAATAAAATTATTAGATTTACAATTAGGTAAATGTAAAGTTGCTTTCGGACTTAGAAAAGGTGAAGAGTTAGATTTTTCTAAAAGTGAAATTACAGTAGCAACAAAACATGAAAAAATTGCAAAAAAATATTTTGAGCAAAAAGCTATGGCTGTTGAGATTATTAAATTATATGGTTCAATAGAACTTGCTCCTTTAGTAGGCTTAAGTGATTGTATCGTTGATATTGTTGAAACAGGAACAACAATGAAACAAAATGGACTTGAAGTTGGTCCTACAATTATGGAAAGTTCAGCACATTTAATCGCAAATAAAAACTCTTTTTATGCAAAAAAAGACAGAATATTAGATTTAAAAAATAGAATACAAGAAGTAATTTAATGGGTTTAGATTTATATTCAAGAATAGAACAATACTTAGATTTTGAAGATGAGGTTTATTCACTGCAT from Malaciobacter molluscorum LMG 25693 includes:
- the hisG gene encoding ATP phosphoribosyltransferase produces the protein MLTIALPKGRIAKETLDKFQKAFNEEFIFEDRKLILEKQNFRFLNVRNQDVPTYVMHGAADLGVVGLDVLEEKEYDLIKLLDLQLGKCKVAFGLRKGEELDFSKSEITVATKHEKIAKKYFEQKAMAVEIIKLYGSIELAPLVGLSDCIVDIVETGTTMKQNGLEVGPTIMESSAHLIANKNSFYAKKDRILDLKNRIQEVI